One part of the Anaerolineae bacterium genome encodes these proteins:
- the cofD gene encoding 2-phospho-L-lactate transferase, translating to MQRRQPFETRYWDIKVVALAGGVGGARLAAGLQAVLKPGALTVIVNTGDDFEHWGLTICPDLDTVMYNLAGVHNPDTGWGRADETFAVLDEMRRQGGPDWFRIGDRDLVTHLRRTEWLRQGLSLTEVTDRLRRDLGVPSIILPMSDDPVRTLVHTDEGDLPFQHYFVRRRCEPKVVGLSFVGADRARPTPQVLEAIDRADVVILCPSNPYLSLDPILSLLGLRAHLRQSRAPRLAVSPIVGGQALKGPAAKMMRELGEEVSPLTVAHHFADLLDGFVMDQADAALARMLTIPTLVTDTVMADLDAKARLACEVLDFAQKVIRLQPT from the coding sequence TTGCAGCGGAGACAGCCGTTTGAGACCAGGTATTGGGACATCAAGGTGGTGGCGTTGGCCGGCGGGGTAGGTGGTGCCAGGCTGGCCGCGGGATTGCAAGCGGTGTTGAAGCCCGGAGCGCTCACCGTGATTGTGAACACCGGTGACGATTTCGAGCATTGGGGGCTGACCATCTGTCCCGACCTGGACACCGTGATGTACAATCTGGCTGGGGTGCATAACCCGGACACCGGCTGGGGCCGCGCGGATGAGACCTTTGCCGTGTTGGATGAGATGAGGCGACAAGGCGGCCCCGACTGGTTCCGTATCGGCGATCGCGATCTGGTCACCCACCTGCGGCGCACGGAATGGCTACGCCAGGGGCTCTCGTTGACCGAGGTGACCGATCGGCTGCGCCGCGACCTGGGCGTGCCCTCGATCATCCTCCCGATGAGCGATGACCCCGTGCGCACGCTGGTGCACACAGATGAGGGAGATCTCCCCTTTCAGCACTACTTTGTGCGCCGGCGCTGCGAGCCCAAGGTGGTCGGCCTGAGCTTCGTGGGAGCCGATCGGGCCAGGCCCACTCCGCAGGTGCTGGAGGCCATTGACCGCGCCGATGTGGTTATCCTCTGCCCTAGCAACCCCTATCTTAGCCTGGATCCCATCCTGAGCCTGCTGGGCTTGCGCGCCCATCTGCGCCAGAGCCGCGCACCTCGTCTGGCGGTTAGCCCCATCGTGGGAGGACAAGCGCTGAAAGGGCCGGCGGCCAAGATGATGCGAGAGCTGGGAGAAGAGGTCAGCCCCCTAACGGTGGCCCACCACTTCGCCGATCTACTCGACGGTTTCGTGATGGATCAAGCCGATGCAGCACTGGCCAGGATGCTGACCATCCCCACGCTCGTTACTGATACCGTCATGGCCGATCTGGATGCTAAAGCGCGCCTCGCCTGTGAAGTGTTAGACTTCGCGCAGAAGGTAATCCGATTGCAGCCCACCTGA
- the amrS gene encoding AmmeMemoRadiSam system radical SAM enzyme gives MSLAERLDQLTAPGVLYERLEHNAVRCYACGHRCLIRDGRRGICQVRFNRGGILYVPRGYAAGLQSDPIEKKPFFHVYPGSDALTFGMLGCDLHCDYCQNWLTSQALRDPEAGIAPEEISAEEIVALARRAGARAVVSSYNEPLITSEWAVEIFRLAKPAGFLCGFVSNGNATPEVLDYLRPWVDCYKIDLKTMNDRRYRQLGAVLDHILEGVRMVYEHGFWLEIVTLVVPGFNDSDEELRQAAEFIASVSPDIPWHVTAFHKDYKMTDPDNTSPQTLIRAARIGKEAGLHYVYAGNLPGRVGELENTYCHACGELLIERYGYLILDYRITGDGACPRCQVKIPGIWPKSPADVRTAKADEWHRRIPRLIRRS, from the coding sequence ATGAGCTTAGCGGAACGTCTGGACCAGTTGACGGCGCCAGGTGTTCTGTATGAGCGACTAGAACACAACGCGGTGCGCTGTTACGCGTGTGGACATCGGTGTCTGATCAGGGATGGACGACGAGGCATCTGCCAGGTTCGCTTCAATCGCGGCGGCATCCTGTACGTCCCTCGCGGCTACGCGGCCGGTTTGCAAAGCGACCCTATCGAGAAAAAGCCGTTCTTCCATGTCTACCCAGGCTCCGATGCGCTCACCTTTGGCATGTTGGGATGTGATCTCCACTGCGATTACTGCCAAAACTGGTTGACCTCTCAGGCGCTGCGCGATCCTGAAGCCGGCATAGCGCCAGAGGAGATCTCTGCCGAAGAGATCGTCGCCTTAGCCCGGCGCGCCGGCGCTCGGGCCGTGGTCAGCTCTTACAATGAGCCGTTGATTACCAGCGAATGGGCGGTCGAGATCTTCCGGCTGGCCAAGCCAGCCGGCTTCCTCTGCGGTTTTGTCTCCAATGGGAATGCCACACCGGAGGTGCTCGATTACTTACGCCCTTGGGTGGACTGCTATAAGATTGATCTGAAGACGATGAACGACCGCCGTTACCGTCAACTGGGCGCGGTGCTCGATCATATCCTGGAAGGTGTGCGCATGGTATATGAGCACGGCTTCTGGCTGGAGATTGTGACGCTGGTAGTCCCGGGGTTTAACGACTCCGATGAAGAGCTGCGCCAAGCAGCAGAGTTCATCGCCTCAGTATCGCCAGATATCCCTTGGCATGTGACAGCGTTCCACAAAGATTACAAGATGACCGACCCGGATAACACCAGCCCACAAACCCTCATCCGAGCTGCGCGCATCGGCAAAGAGGCAGGGTTGCACTACGTATATGCCGGCAATCTGCCTGGCCGCGTGGGAGAGCTAGAAAACACTTATTGTCACGCCTGTGGCGAGCTGTTAATTGAGCGTTATGGCTATCTCATCCTCGATTACCGCATCACCGGCGACGGCGCCTGTCCTCGTTGCCAGGTGAAAATCCCCGGGATCTGGCCGAAATCGCCCGCTGATGTGCGTACGGCGAAAGCCGATGAGTGGCATCGGCGGATCCCTCGGCTAATCCGTCGCTCGTGA
- the rplS gene encoding 50S ribosomal protein L19 — protein MSILMSFIERPEPNPNIPELRPGDTVRVYNRIVEGNRERVQVFQGVVMRVRRGGTNANFTVRRIASHGVGVERTFFFHSPRIEKVEVLRHGKVRRAKLYFLRGRTGKKARLRETRRVVLEEPAEPTQPTE, from the coding sequence ATGAGCATATTGATGAGTTTCATTGAGCGCCCAGAACCCAACCCCAATATCCCCGAGCTGCGCCCAGGTGATACGGTGCGAGTATACAACCGGATCGTGGAAGGAAATCGTGAGCGGGTGCAGGTGTTTCAAGGTGTTGTGATGCGTGTCCGCCGAGGGGGAACCAACGCCAATTTCACGGTGCGCCGGATCGCCTCGCATGGCGTCGGGGTCGAACGCACTTTCTTCTTTCACTCCCCGCGTATCGAGAAAGTAGAAGTGTTGCGACATGGCAAGGTGCGCCGGGCTAAGCTTTATTTCCTCCGAGGGCGAACCGGGAAGAAAGCCCGTCTGCGGGAAACCCGCCGCGTTGTGTTAGAGGAGCCGGCTGAGCCTACTCAGCCGACCGAATAA
- the pelF gene encoding GT4 family glycosyltransferase PelF encodes MVVEKTFPQSFKSMNAQTFEPVLPTVFEEEGDGALPGALTVCLVTEGTYPYYVGGVSTWCDLLIKGLPEVHFVLMSLVADPGARPVFELAPNVIKLIPVPLWGISEVLELERHLSFWQIIRRKRSAPISAIQSVFLPIFQRFLNALWSQTAPPEAFGQALLDMKSYFEHHDYDVTMRSFPVWECFLEESRQGYQRFWEPFGLERSATLLDATEAMRLLYRWLTVLTVEFPQVDVMHSAAAGLCSIPGILARQRYGTPFLLTEHGVYLRERLLALVRSKMSLFDQTFQALFAQRLTEASYFFADQIAPGSNYNQRWEIHNGAKPERIQTIYNGPDPAEFTPLDRHRPPDAPATIVWLGRIDPLKDLHTLIRAAAIVHQEMPSVRFVLYGKAPKGNEAYYEQCLALRDELGLRDVVIFAGFAASAEAAYNEGDFVILSSVSEGFPYSMVEAMMCGRTVVGTAVGGVPEALDGCGIIVEPRNPVEMAAACLRLLRNPELTRELGRKARERAIARFSLQQCNASYLATYQRLAMLARSRGIPRGEATPLWQSDIRERPTLESLRA; translated from the coding sequence ATGGTGGTGGAGAAAACGTTCCCGCAGTCGTTCAAAAGCATGAATGCTCAGACATTCGAGCCGGTTCTGCCTACCGTCTTTGAGGAAGAGGGGGATGGGGCGCTACCAGGCGCTTTGACCGTATGTCTAGTGACGGAGGGGACCTATCCATATTACGTGGGAGGTGTAAGCACATGGTGTGATCTGCTGATCAAGGGTTTACCGGAGGTCCATTTCGTGCTGATGAGCCTGGTAGCTGATCCGGGGGCAAGGCCTGTCTTCGAGCTTGCGCCCAACGTGATCAAGCTCATTCCCGTACCCCTTTGGGGCATCAGTGAAGTCCTAGAGCTTGAACGTCATCTGAGCTTTTGGCAGATCATCCGACGCAAGCGAAGCGCCCCCATATCGGCCATTCAATCTGTTTTCTTGCCGATCTTCCAGCGGTTTTTGAACGCTTTGTGGAGCCAGACGGCACCACCGGAAGCGTTCGGCCAGGCGTTGCTAGACATGAAAAGCTATTTTGAGCATCACGACTATGACGTCACCATGCGATCCTTTCCGGTTTGGGAATGCTTCCTGGAGGAAAGCAGGCAGGGCTATCAACGCTTTTGGGAACCCTTCGGATTAGAGCGCAGCGCCACATTGCTAGATGCTACAGAGGCGATGCGGCTGCTCTACCGGTGGCTAACGGTGTTAACCGTCGAGTTTCCTCAAGTGGATGTCATGCACAGCGCTGCGGCTGGCTTGTGTAGCATCCCAGGGATCTTGGCTCGTCAACGTTATGGAACCCCGTTTCTTCTGACAGAGCACGGCGTCTATCTGCGAGAGCGCTTGCTGGCACTGGTGCGCTCAAAGATGAGCCTATTTGATCAGACCTTTCAAGCGCTCTTTGCGCAACGCCTGACAGAAGCGAGCTATTTCTTCGCCGACCAAATCGCGCCTGGGAGCAACTACAACCAACGATGGGAGATCCACAACGGAGCCAAGCCCGAGAGAATCCAGACCATCTACAATGGCCCTGATCCAGCGGAGTTCACACCGCTCGATCGTCATCGGCCGCCGGATGCACCGGCTACGATCGTTTGGCTTGGACGCATAGATCCCTTGAAAGATCTGCATACACTGATCCGGGCCGCGGCTATCGTTCATCAGGAGATGCCCTCTGTGCGGTTTGTCCTGTACGGCAAAGCGCCCAAGGGAAATGAGGCATACTACGAGCAGTGCTTAGCCCTGCGCGATGAGCTAGGGTTAAGGGACGTGGTCATTTTTGCAGGCTTTGCCGCCAGCGCAGAGGCGGCCTATAACGAGGGCGATTTCGTAATCTTATCTAGCGTCTCGGAGGGTTTTCCTTACAGTATGGTCGAAGCCATGATGTGCGGAAGGACGGTTGTAGGGACTGCTGTGGGCGGTGTCCCTGAAGCGCTAGATGGGTGTGGGATCATAGTAGAGCCACGCAATCCGGTGGAGATGGCTGCAGCTTGTCTCCGGCTGCTGCGAAATCCTGAGCTGACTCGTGAACTCGGGCGAAAGGCTCGAGAACGAGCTATAGCCCGGTTCAGCTTGCAACAGTGTAATGCTTCCTATCTAGCCACTTATCAGCGGTTAGCCATGCTGGCTAGAAGTCGTGGCATCCCTCGTGGCGAGGCCACCCCTTTATGGCAGTCCGATATCCGTGAAAGGCCTACACTGGAATCCCTGAGAGCGTAA
- a CDS encoding YraN family protein, with product MKAARQGLGRTGERVAAAELARRGLAIVDRNWRCQAGEIDLVACDGECLAIVEVRTRRGQGYGTPEESITPAKRERLIALAQAYVAAVDWRGPWRIDVVAVEMDEAGRLLRVTHLPSAVES from the coding sequence GTGAAGGCGGCGCGACAAGGGCTGGGACGTACCGGGGAACGAGTGGCGGCGGCAGAGCTCGCCCGCCGCGGCCTGGCGATCGTGGACCGCAACTGGCGATGTCAAGCAGGGGAGATCGACCTCGTCGCCTGCGATGGGGAATGCCTGGCGATCGTCGAGGTGCGCACCCGGCGTGGTCAAGGGTACGGCACGCCCGAGGAATCCATCACGCCAGCCAAGCGCGAGCGGCTGATCGCGCTGGCGCAGGCATATGTGGCTGCCGTGGACTGGCGAGGGCCCTGGCGGATTGACGTGGTGGCGGTGGAGATGGATGAGGCCGGGCGATTGTTGCGCGTGACCCACCTGCCCAGCGCAGTAGAGAGTTGA
- a CDS encoding nitroreductase family protein, whose amino-acid sequence MQRLGQTVAAADLEAAFWHLIRGRRSIRRYEPRPVPRALLEKLLEAAIWAPSAHNRQPWRFCVVTSESVKRELGTCMGEQWRRDLAADGIDPVIIERRIATSHARLTGAAALIVASLTMEDMDVYPDPRRAQAEWIMAVQSVALACQNLLLAAHHYGLGACWMCAPLFAPELVRQMLNLPAHWHPQALITVGYPAEEKTGTREPLESRVIWR is encoded by the coding sequence GTGCAAAGACTAGGGCAGACCGTCGCAGCGGCTGATCTCGAGGCGGCTTTCTGGCACCTCATCCGGGGGCGACGCTCCATCCGCCGATATGAGCCACGGCCTGTGCCGCGAGCGCTGCTGGAAAAGCTCCTAGAAGCGGCCATCTGGGCCCCTTCTGCGCATAACCGACAGCCCTGGCGCTTCTGCGTAGTCACCAGCGAATCTGTGAAGCGCGAGCTGGGCACCTGCATGGGCGAGCAATGGCGCCGCGACCTGGCTGCTGACGGGATAGATCCCGTGATCATCGAACGGAGGATCGCCACGAGCCACGCCCGGCTGACGGGCGCTGCGGCGTTGATCGTGGCCTCGCTGACCATGGAGGACATGGATGTCTATCCTGATCCTCGGCGCGCCCAAGCGGAATGGATCATGGCCGTACAAAGCGTGGCGCTGGCCTGTCAAAACCTGCTGCTGGCCGCTCATCACTACGGCCTAGGAGCTTGCTGGATGTGCGCACCTCTATTCGCGCCCGAGCTGGTGCGCCAGATGCTGAATCTGCCCGCGCACTGGCATCCTCAGGCGCTGATCACCGTAGGCTATCCAGCAGAGGAAAAGACAGGCACGCGCGAGCCGCTGGAGAGCCGTGTGATATGGCGGTGA
- a CDS encoding GDP-mannose 4,6-dehydratase: MDWTQRSVLVTGAGGFIGSHLVEALVCQGAKVTAFLHYNSRNDLGMLRYVDRALLQHVRVYFGDLRDIEAVRRAMTGTQIVFHLGALIGIPYSYVHPQDVVQTNVIGTLNVLLAARDLGVERVVHTSTSEVYGTAQYVPIDENHPLQGQSPYAASKIGADKLVESFYLSFGLPISTVRPFNTYGPRQSARAVIPTIIVQALTSDRLRLGALHPTRDFNYVTDTVKGFIAAAMSEATIGEVVNIGSGQEISIGDLARKICKLLGREFVVEIEDDRLRPPASEVERLLADNSKAQRIMNWAPEVPLEKGLEWTIEWIKRHLALYHAERYVI; this comes from the coding sequence TTGGATTGGACTCAACGATCTGTATTAGTAACAGGTGCTGGTGGGTTTATTGGTAGTCATCTAGTAGAAGCCCTTGTATGCCAAGGTGCTAAAGTAACAGCTTTTCTTCATTATAATTCGCGAAATGATCTTGGGATGCTACGTTATGTGGATCGAGCACTTTTACAACACGTTCGCGTCTATTTTGGTGATCTGCGAGATATAGAGGCTGTTCGTCGAGCGATGACTGGTACTCAAATCGTATTTCATTTGGGAGCTCTGATCGGAATCCCTTATTCTTATGTGCATCCTCAAGACGTGGTACAAACGAACGTGATAGGTACGCTAAATGTCCTCTTAGCCGCACGCGATCTCGGAGTTGAACGAGTTGTTCATACATCGACGAGCGAAGTTTATGGCACGGCTCAATATGTTCCCATTGACGAGAACCATCCATTACAAGGTCAATCACCATATGCGGCTAGTAAGATTGGGGCAGATAAGCTGGTGGAGAGTTTTTACCTCTCTTTTGGTCTACCTATTAGCACGGTTCGCCCATTTAACACCTATGGGCCACGGCAATCCGCGCGTGCCGTTATCCCCACGATTATTGTTCAGGCATTGACATCAGATCGTCTGAGGCTAGGGGCCTTACATCCCACTCGAGATTTCAACTACGTGACTGACACTGTTAAAGGATTTATAGCTGCTGCGATGAGTGAAGCCACGATTGGAGAAGTGGTGAACATTGGAAGTGGACAAGAAATTAGCATCGGGGACCTCGCTCGAAAGATATGTAAGCTTCTGGGACGAGAGTTCGTTGTTGAAATAGAAGACGATCGTCTGCGTCCGCCTGCTAGTGAAGTTGAACGGTTGTTAGCAGATAACTCAAAAGCACAACGCATCATGAACTGGGCACCTGAGGTTCCATTGGAAAAAGGTCTGGAGTGGACAATCGAATGGATTAAGCGGCATCTGGCGCTTTATCATGCGGAACGATACGTCATATGA
- a CDS encoding aldo/keto reductase has product MEYRFMGRTGLKVSEICLGTQTFGWGADEPTAHALADRFVEAGGNFFDTSNIYNQGASETMLGNWLKRRGNRSRWVIATKVFFPTGDGPNDTGLSRKHIFEQVNASLRRLQTDYIDLYQTHCWDASTPLEETLRALDDLVRMGKVRYIGASNYTPSQLMKAIMLSEMHGWARFDCLQPEYSLLVRSTEWELLPLCRVEGIGVICWSPLAGGWLTGKYRRGQPPPPDSRVGRRDRWDDLPEQRESERTWQIIDALIEVAQARGKTPAQVALNWLLQQPGVTAPIIGARTLEQLEENLGCVGWKLSEEEMAKLNAASEVPLPSPYNFIARYTRRRTEGWDR; this is encoded by the coding sequence ATGGAATACCGTTTCATGGGAAGAACTGGGCTTAAGGTCTCCGAGATCTGCTTGGGCACACAGACCTTTGGCTGGGGAGCGGATGAGCCTACTGCTCACGCTTTGGCTGATCGTTTTGTCGAAGCGGGGGGCAATTTCTTCGACACATCGAACATCTACAACCAGGGGGCCTCGGAGACGATGCTGGGCAACTGGCTCAAGCGGCGTGGCAATCGCTCCCGGTGGGTGATCGCCACGAAGGTCTTCTTTCCCACCGGGGATGGCCCTAACGACACAGGCCTGTCGCGTAAGCATATCTTTGAGCAGGTAAATGCCAGCCTGCGCCGTTTGCAGACTGATTACATTGACCTATACCAGACGCATTGCTGGGATGCCTCGACTCCGCTGGAAGAGACGCTGCGGGCATTAGATGATCTGGTACGCATGGGGAAAGTCCGGTACATCGGCGCTTCGAATTACACCCCTTCCCAATTGATGAAGGCGATCATGCTCAGCGAGATGCACGGTTGGGCTCGCTTTGACTGTCTGCAGCCGGAATACAGTCTGTTAGTGCGCAGCACGGAATGGGAGTTATTGCCGCTGTGTCGCGTTGAGGGAATTGGGGTGATTTGCTGGTCGCCGTTGGCTGGCGGATGGTTAACAGGCAAGTATCGCCGCGGCCAGCCACCACCGCCAGACAGCCGCGTGGGCCGCCGAGACCGCTGGGATGACCTGCCGGAGCAACGTGAGAGCGAACGCACCTGGCAGATCATAGATGCTCTGATCGAGGTGGCTCAAGCGCGCGGCAAAACCCCAGCTCAGGTGGCTTTGAATTGGCTTTTGCAACAGCCTGGGGTGACTGCGCCCATTATTGGCGCTCGCACCTTGGAGCAACTGGAGGAGAACCTGGGATGCGTGGGTTGGAAGCTCTCAGAGGAGGAGATGGCCAAGCTCAACGCGGCCAGCGAGGTCCCGCTGCCCTCCCCATACAACTTCATCGCCCGCTATACACGGCGACGAACCGAAGGCTGGGATCGGTAG
- a CDS encoding signal peptidase I, whose amino-acid sequence MLRPLKGTNGDRVEKTEFEPELNTAFKAQIDQLPAELLASGRALTVRVRGYSMFPWLRPGDLVRVEPVDVMTLHPGDVILFRAGNLAITHRLLRWKDGFLITKGDAAPCPDRPLSPAEVAGRVVEVRRGGRAWRLDRGWRRTLAPVQAALSPWTPPLYAIVRRLRRVLSRKG is encoded by the coding sequence ATGCTACGGCCTCTCAAGGGAACGAATGGTGACCGGGTGGAAAAGACGGAGTTCGAGCCAGAGCTGAACACAGCCTTCAAGGCCCAAATAGACCAGTTGCCGGCCGAGTTGCTGGCTTCTGGACGCGCGCTCACCGTGCGCGTGCGCGGCTACAGCATGTTCCCCTGGCTGCGCCCAGGTGACCTCGTTCGTGTGGAGCCGGTGGATGTCATGACCTTGCATCCTGGCGATGTCATCCTTTTTCGGGCAGGGAACCTCGCGATCACACACCGCCTGCTGCGGTGGAAAGATGGATTTCTGATCACCAAAGGCGATGCAGCGCCCTGTCCAGATAGGCCATTGTCACCGGCAGAGGTGGCTGGCCGCGTGGTAGAGGTTCGCCGCGGCGGCCGAGCCTGGCGTCTGGATCGGGGCTGGCGTAGGACGTTGGCCCCTGTTCAGGCTGCCCTCTCCCCTTGGACGCCACCGCTTTACGCCATCGTGCGACGGCTGCGCCGCGTCCTCTCACGCAAGGGATAG
- a CDS encoding ribonuclease HII produces MRGAKEWASLRYEMALWAEGYTRIAGLDEAGRGAWAGPVVAAAVVLPADHMSCVPLLGAVHDSKQLTPEQREQLFLAIREVAAGVGVGIVPASVIDQVGIVLATRQAMEQALRALSRSPDHLLIDALQLPQVPYPQQAVTHGDAISLSIAAASIIAKVTRDHILVELDNRYPGYGFARHKGYGTALHRAALARLGPCPEHRRSFRPIRGWPSEEERR; encoded by the coding sequence GTGAGGGGTGCGAAGGAATGGGCCTCATTGCGTTATGAAATGGCGTTGTGGGCTGAGGGGTACACGCGGATCGCCGGCCTGGATGAGGCTGGCCGGGGCGCGTGGGCTGGCCCGGTCGTGGCGGCTGCCGTCGTGTTGCCAGCGGATCACATGAGCTGCGTTCCCCTGCTCGGCGCAGTCCACGATTCCAAACAGCTAACCCCGGAGCAACGTGAACAACTCTTCCTCGCCATCCGGGAGGTCGCTGCGGGGGTAGGTGTGGGCATCGTGCCGGCCTCTGTCATTGATCAAGTGGGGATCGTCCTGGCCACACGGCAGGCCATGGAGCAGGCTTTGAGAGCACTATCTCGGTCACCGGATCACCTGCTCATAGATGCTCTGCAATTGCCTCAGGTTCCCTATCCCCAACAAGCGGTGACTCACGGCGATGCCATCAGCCTCTCCATCGCGGCTGCTTCTATCATCGCTAAAGTCACGCGGGACCACATCCTGGTCGAGCTAGACAACCGATATCCGGGATACGGCTTTGCCAGGCACAAGGGATATGGCACTGCGCTGCATCGGGCCGCGTTGGCCAGGCTTGGCCCGTGTCCAGAGCACCGTAGAAGCTTTCGGCCGATCCGGGGTTGGCCATCGGAGGAAGAGCGCAGGTGA
- a CDS encoding DNRLRE domain-containing protein gives MAVIINPPRIRRNSAMKRLCKQILAGLGIWLVIIGSTPLVAAQTTITPSEDATVILTQPNTSNNGAALSIQGQKPFGTCQVTAIALLKFNLPAGDEIVGATLRLLSTFASSSGSLTMGLYGIGDDTWQEGSVTWNTKPAFTTGPLSTASLQPAGQELVFPSTPSLTAFLETQRTGDGVASLGIAPTDCEGFSVTQSVTSREGGDSAPQLILAVGTPTAVSITQFGGKVSRPSMGLPFLGLMGAMGISLWWWRKRSRSRSKA, from the coding sequence ATGGCCGTGATCATCAACCCTCCGAGGATAAGGAGAAACAGCGCTATGAAAAGACTCTGCAAACAAATACTGGCAGGATTGGGCATATGGCTTGTCATTATCGGTTCGACCCCACTCGTTGCCGCCCAGACCACCATCACGCCTAGTGAGGATGCTACCGTCATCCTCACACAGCCCAATACATCCAACAACGGAGCTGCTCTCAGCATCCAGGGGCAAAAGCCCTTCGGTACATGTCAAGTGACAGCCATTGCCCTGCTCAAGTTCAATTTGCCGGCCGGTGACGAGATCGTCGGCGCTACGCTTCGCTTACTCAGCACTTTCGCCAGCAGCAGTGGCTCTCTCACCATGGGGCTCTACGGGATAGGAGATGACACTTGGCAAGAAGGCAGCGTGACATGGAACACAAAGCCTGCATTTACAACCGGACCGTTGAGCACCGCAAGTTTGCAGCCGGCCGGGCAGGAGCTCGTTTTCCCTAGCACACCCTCTTTGACTGCGTTCCTCGAAACGCAGCGGACAGGCGATGGGGTAGCATCCTTAGGCATAGCTCCTACGGACTGTGAAGGCTTCAGCGTCACCCAATCGGTCACATCTCGTGAAGGGGGGGACTCTGCGCCCCAGCTCATTTTGGCCGTCGGTACCCCCACTGCGGTCTCCATAACCCAGTTTGGCGGTAAGGTTTCTAGGCCTTCAATGGGATTGCCGTTCCTGGGATTGATGGGCGCAATGGGCATCAGTTTATGGTGGTGGAGAAAACGTTCCCGCAGTCGTTCAAAAGCATGA
- a CDS encoding sugar phosphate nucleotidyltransferase — MQAVILAGGRGTRLAPYTTVLPKPLMPIGDRPILEIILYQLKQHGFTDITIAVGYLSHLLEAYFGDGSRFGITIRYSHEDQPLGTAGPLALISNSILNEPFLVMNGDVLTDLNFSSMYRQHCDENAAITIGLYLKEMRIDFGVLQVSDDRRVISYVEKPSFPYMVSMGVYVLSPKVLEFIPKGQRFDFPDLVNLLLERGEKVMGYPFQGEWLDIGRPEDYARAAERLHSLSLAEPSLPLVDCYEAPIISRVGGNGIK, encoded by the coding sequence ATGCAAGCAGTCATTCTCGCGGGAGGACGTGGCACAAGGCTCGCTCCATATACGACAGTGCTTCCCAAACCGTTAATGCCCATAGGTGATCGTCCCATTCTTGAGATCATCTTATATCAGCTTAAACAGCATGGATTTACAGATATTACGATAGCAGTTGGATATCTATCGCATCTGTTAGAAGCCTATTTTGGTGATGGCAGCCGATTTGGTATTACAATACGATACTCTCATGAGGATCAGCCTTTAGGTACTGCTGGCCCCTTGGCATTGATTTCCAATTCTATTCTGAACGAGCCGTTCCTAGTAATGAATGGCGATGTTCTTACGGATTTGAACTTTAGCTCCATGTACCGCCAACATTGTGATGAAAACGCTGCCATTACTATTGGGCTTTACTTAAAGGAAATGCGCATAGATTTCGGTGTTTTACAAGTCAGTGATGATCGTAGAGTTATAAGCTACGTTGAAAAACCGTCTTTTCCTTATATGGTGAGCATGGGGGTCTACGTGCTTTCCCCGAAAGTGCTCGAATTTATCCCTAAGGGGCAAAGATTTGACTTCCCAGATCTGGTAAATCTGCTGTTGGAAAGAGGGGAAAAAGTGATGGGCTATCCCTTTCAGGGAGAGTGGTTGGATATAGGCCGACCTGAGGATTACGCACGTGCAGCAGAGCGCCTTCACTCACTGAGCCTTGCTGAGCCCTCTTTACCCCTAGTAGATTGTTATGAGGCGCCAATTATATCCAGAGTAGGTGGAAATGGGATCAAATGA
- the cofC gene encoding 2-phospho-L-lactate guanylyltransferase yields the protein MNLWLLIPVKPLCQAKSRLAGHLSPAERAELSCRLLTNVLSAARSAGVLAGILVVSRDESVLAQVRAAGFRSVSERGRGLNRALRQARREAVTRGADAVLVLPADLPWITAQDVCELYQRGLNGPGVVIAPSHDGGTNALLLRPPDAIEFAFGPHSFRRHRLLAQAAGLPVQVFDSPTLAMDVDWPEDLRMLRGEMPLSALGV from the coding sequence ATGAACCTATGGTTGCTGATCCCAGTCAAGCCCCTTTGCCAAGCTAAAAGCCGATTAGCAGGGCATTTAAGCCCCGCTGAGCGAGCCGAGCTGAGCTGCCGGCTTTTAACCAACGTGTTAAGCGCTGCCCGCTCAGCGGGCGTGTTGGCCGGGATCTTGGTTGTCAGCCGAGATGAATCAGTGCTAGCCCAAGTCAGGGCGGCTGGCTTCCGGAGCGTATCGGAGCGGGGGCGCGGCTTGAACCGGGCCTTGCGCCAGGCGAGGCGAGAAGCGGTGACCCGGGGGGCCGACGCGGTGCTGGTGTTGCCGGCTGACCTCCCATGGATCACCGCTCAGGACGTGTGTGAGCTGTATCAACGGGGGTTGAACGGCCCTGGCGTGGTGATCGCGCCCAGCCATGATGGCGGCACCAATGCATTGCTCTTACGGCCCCCAGACGCGATCGAGTTTGCCTTTGGCCCTCACAGCTTCAGGCGACATCGCTTGCTGGCCCAGGCTGCCGGCTTACCCGTGCAGGTGTTTGATTCACCCACGCTGGCTATGGACGTGGATTGGCCGGAGGACCTACGCATGCTTCGAGGCGAGATGCCTTTATCTGCCCTTGGCGTTTGA